A single Acidaminococcus sp. DNA region contains:
- the cas1c gene encoding type I-C CRISPR-associated endonuclease Cas1c codes for MKQLLNTLYITLPDVYVGKQGETLVVKDDKKVLGRVPLHNLDNVVLFNYVGMSPALLEECHDHGVSVAYLTTNGRFIGRFQGASTGNILLRRIQYRVSDDAQQSLAIARNIILAKIYNEKWILERYIRQYGSRIDTVHLQSESVRLSESINNAKSCLTMDDLRGIEGAAQEAYFSCFDEMILNQKEDFTFDVRSRRPPLNRVNALLSFFYSVMGNDIASALETVGLDAYAGFMHVDRPGRISLALDLLEEFRGCIVDRFLLSLINKKEIAAKHFTVESSGAVLLNDEGRREALTKWRERKLETITHPYLDEKMPWGLVPFVQANLLARYLRGDIDAYPPFFWK; via the coding sequence ATGAAGCAGTTGTTAAATACGCTGTATATCACCCTGCCTGACGTGTATGTGGGAAAACAAGGAGAAACACTGGTCGTCAAAGATGACAAAAAAGTGTTGGGCCGTGTCCCCTTGCATAATCTCGATAATGTTGTCCTTTTCAACTATGTAGGGATGAGCCCTGCACTTTTGGAAGAATGTCATGATCATGGCGTTTCAGTAGCATACCTGACTACGAACGGCCGGTTTATCGGGCGCTTTCAAGGGGCCAGTACAGGTAATATTTTGCTGCGCCGAATTCAGTACCGCGTGTCGGATGACGCTCAGCAATCACTGGCAATTGCCAGAAACATCATCCTCGCCAAGATATACAATGAAAAATGGATTTTGGAACGTTATATCCGTCAATATGGCAGCCGGATTGATACGGTGCATTTGCAAAGCGAATCTGTGCGGCTCAGCGAGAGCATCAATAATGCGAAAAGCTGCCTTACCATGGACGACTTGCGGGGAATTGAGGGTGCAGCCCAGGAAGCGTATTTCTCCTGTTTTGATGAAATGATCCTGAATCAAAAAGAAGATTTTACCTTTGATGTGCGGTCTCGCAGACCTCCGTTAAATCGCGTCAATGCGCTGCTCTCTTTCTTTTATAGTGTTATGGGAAATGATATTGCCAGTGCACTGGAAACGGTAGGACTTGACGCTTACGCCGGATTTATGCACGTAGATAGACCCGGAAGAATTTCTCTTGCTCTCGACTTATTGGAAGAATTTCGCGGCTGTATTGTGGACCGATTCTTACTCTCTCTTATTAATAAAAAGGAGATTGCCGCAAAGCATTTTACGGTGGAATCCAGCGGTGCTGTACTTTTAAATGATGAGGGACGCCGTGAAGCATTGACGAAGTGGCGGGAAAGAAAGCTTGAAACAATTACTCATCCTTATCTTGATGAAAAAATGCCATGGGGACTGGTACCTTTTGTTCAAGCCAATCTTTTAGCTCGCTATCTGCGAGGGGATATAGATGCCTATCCACCATTTTTCTGGAAATGA
- the cas2 gene encoding CRISPR-associated endonuclease Cas2, with protein MYVLVTYDISTESNAGKRRLRKVAKACMNRGQRVQNSVFECKLDEAQFVVLKNVLKNIIDPDHDSLRFYRLSKNYKSQIETMGVNLAYDIDGTLIL; from the coding sequence ATGTATGTACTGGTTACGTATGATATTTCCACAGAATCAAATGCCGGAAAAAGGAGACTGCGTAAGGTCGCTAAGGCATGCATGAATCGTGGACAGCGTGTTCAAAACTCAGTTTTTGAATGCAAACTGGATGAAGCTCAATTTGTTGTATTAAAGAATGTACTTAAAAATATCATTGACCCTGATCATGACAGTTTGCGTTTTTATCGATTAAGTAAAAATTATAAAAGTCAAATCGAAACAATGGGAGTTAATCTCGCCTATGACATCGATGGAACGCTGATTTTGTAA